A window of Planctomycetota bacterium genomic DNA:
GTCCGGTAGGACCTGTCGCAAAACACCTGCTTGGATGAGCGTCGCCGCGCAAATATCGATGCACCCCGTCACTCCCAACCCTTGAGCGGCGAGGCTAAGCTGCGTCGAGGGAAGCGAGACGCCGATCACTTCGCCGAACAGGTTGAGCGGCACCGTGAGCGAACTCTTGGAGTGGTTCAGCCCGAGCACGTAGCGGGGGTCTTTTTCGACGTCGTGGCAGATGTACGATCGGCCGGTCGCGGCGACGTAGCCGGAGATGCCGTTGCCCTCGGGCTGGGCGTACAGGTCGATCTCCAAGGCCTCGGGGGGCAAGCCCTCGCTGATGACAACTTCGAGTTTATTTGCGCGCTTGTCGATCAGGCGGATCGCGAAGTGATCGAAGTGCATCAGGTCTTTGCTGTACCGGATGATCTTGTCCTGCATCAGCCGCAGGCGCTCGGCGGGCCGGAGCTTGCTGACCTCCTCGTTGTCGATGCGGGCCAGCTCCCGGCCGGCGGCGTCGATGGCGTCGATCTTGGCCTGCGTCCGCCGCCCGGAGGTCGCGTCCCAGACGACGCCGACCACCTGATCAATGGGCGAGCCGTCGTCGGACGCCGTCACGGGCGAGCAGATGATTTCGTAATACCGCTGCTCGACCGGGTCTTGGTACGTGAATTTTTTGCTGCGCGCCTGCTGCCCCTGGGCGCTGCTCATCGCGCCGGTCGAAGAGTTGAAGATGCTCATCGCCTGACGGCAGATGCCCTTGAGGTGTTCGGTGGTCTCGGCGTTGAAGCCGCGCATCCGTTTGTTCGCCCAAGTCATCCGGCCCGAGCTATCGACCACGCAAACGCCCTCGCCGATCGTGTCCAGCACCAGCGAGGCCTTCTCACCCACCAGAGCCCGTTCAAGCGGCAGAAAATCGCCCGCGTCGGCGAACACCGCGTGGAACTGTTCGGATTTCAAGAGCCGACTGGCTTCGTCCAGGTCCGCCGCGACATGCACGTCGTACAGCCGGCCCAGCGCGTCCGCGACGGCCCGGCTGGAGTTAGACCCCGGACCCGAAGTCCCTTGGAAAACCAGAGCACGTGGCGTGGAGGAAGCGTCAGTCATGAACCGACCCGCGAGGCGAAATGCTGAACTCAACCCGATCCGTGGTTGCGAGCACGGCCGACGAATCGTCGTCGAAGTGGGCACATGGATACTAGAAGAATCGGTCACCGCCGGAGCGGTCCTGTAACGAGAACGGCCAAAATTCTTTCCGCATGGTTGAGCCAGCCGTCACCGTCCCACCCTCGCCGTCAAATTTCTCGTTCCCATCACTTGGGATCAGCGTCGGCGGGCCAGGGTTGCGTCGGCCAGTTGCTCCAGACGTGCCCGTGCATCGGAACCGGGAATAGACGCCGTGAGCGTGGCTTTCGCGTCCTGGATCAACACCCCGGCTCGCTGGTAAGCCCGATCGATCGCCCCGCTGGCGCGAACCTCGGCGCGGAGCGTCGCCGTTGCCCCCCCGGCGGCCGCATCGCGGAGGGCGGCCCGGCCGCGCTCAAGCTCCGCCTCCCCACCGACGGCTAAGCCTTCCAACCAGAGGATCAACGGCAGGGTCAGCTTGCCTTTCGCCAAGTCACGCCCCAAAGACTTTCCAACCACTTCTTCGTCGCCGACCAGGTCCAACACGTCGTCGATGATCTGGAACGCGACGCCAACCTTTTCGCCGTAAACGTGCAGAGCGTCGCGCGCTTCCGACGCCGAGCTGACTCCACGCAACGGCCCGCCGCCCAGGAGCATGACCGGCACGGCGCAGCAGGCCGCGGTGAGGGCCGCCGTCTTGCGCTTGACAATCTCGAAATAGGTCCGGGCCGAGAGCCCCAGATCGCCGCGGTGCGAGAGTTGCAGCAGCTCGCCTTCGCAGACCGTGTTGGTGGCCGCCGCGACCGCCTTGGCGACGTCCGCGCCCAGGTTGCAGCACAGGTGGTACGAATGGCTGATGAGGTAGTCGCCGAGCATCACCGCGGCCTCGTTGCCCTGCAGGCGGTTGATGGTCTGCCCCCGCCGGCGGACGTCCGCTTCGTCCAGCACGTCGTCGTGGACGAGCGTGGACATGTGGACCATCTCTAAAACCGTCGCCAGCAGATCGACTTCCGAGCGGCGGGGCCCGCCCCCCGCGTCGAGGCACATCGCCGAGAGCACGGTCAGCATCGGCCGAAGCATCTTGCCGCGGTAGCGTTCGACGTGGCCGACCAACTCGTTCACGCAGTCCAGGTCGCTGTGCAGCTCGGCGGCGAAGCGGGCTTCGATGGTTTCCAGCCGATCCGCCAGCGCCGCGTCGATCGGGGAGCCGGTCGGGTCGGTCGGCGTCAGGGTCAGCGGGGTCGGTGGGCTCATGACCGAGAACCATACGCAGGCCGTCGCCGACGCGTTGACACCCTAAGAACGGCGCTGATACGGTTCGCCATTGGCGTCGGCCCGTCCGATGAACCGATCCGGCCGATCCCCTCGGAACCCCGATCGAACACCATGGCCGAAGCCAACGATCCATCCTCCGGCTCCACCGCGGTGCCCGCCCCCAACCCCGAAGCGGACCCTGCGGCGTCCCGCGGCAGCGAAGCCAACCAGAAATCCAACGGCGGCCAGAACGGGCTCGACACCGTCATCGGTCGGCTCGTCGTCGATCGCGGGCTCGCCACGCCTCAAGAAGTCCAAGACGCCAAGGACGCTCTGATCGGGTTGGCCGGCGACTCCGGCGGCGACGTCAAGAACAAGTCGCTCGGAGCCGTGCTCGTCGAGCGCGGCGTCATCACCAAGCGTCAGCTCGACCGCCTGCGCCCCGAAACCGACGCCAAGTCCGGCCAGCAGATCCCCGGCTACCAGATCCTCAAGAAGCTCGGCGCCGGCGCGATGGCCACGGTCTACAAAGCCCGCCAACTGTCGCTCGACCGCATCGTCGCGATCAAAGTGCTGCCTCAGAAGTTCACCAACAATCAAGACTTCGTCGATCGCTTCTACGCCGAGGGCAAGGCCGCCGCGAAGCTCAACCACCCCAACATCGTGCAGGCGTTCGACGTGAACAAGGCCGGCGAGTTTCACTACTTCGTGAT
This region includes:
- a CDS encoding polyprenyl synthetase family protein, whose product is MSPPTPLTLTPTDPTGSPIDAALADRLETIEARFAAELHSDLDCVNELVGHVERYRGKMLRPMLTVLSAMCLDAGGGPRRSEVDLLATVLEMVHMSTLVHDDVLDEADVRRRGQTINRLQGNEAAVMLGDYLISHSYHLCCNLGADVAKAVAAATNTVCEGELLQLSHRGDLGLSARTYFEIVKRKTAALTAACCAVPVMLLGGGPLRGVSSASEARDALHVYGEKVGVAFQIIDDVLDLVGDEEVVGKSLGRDLAKGKLTLPLILWLEGLAVGGEAELERGRAALRDAAAGGATATLRAEVRASGAIDRAYQRAGVLIQDAKATLTASIPGSDARARLEQLADATLARRR